Within Eggerthella sp. YY7918, the genomic segment TCTTGCAACCTGCCTAACAGCGTCTGCGTGCATGCTTCTTACAAGTGCTCTTGAAGGGGTTGTTTCCGCCGCGGCGCGGGGTGCGGTTGTTGCTGTTGTCATGGGCATCTCGTTTGCGTTGCTTGTTGCTATGTGGGGGTCTTCCTCGCTTGTATATGCGGCAAAGCATAGAATCCCGGCACTCTGCGCGATGGTACTTGCTTTTATTTTGGGATTCATCGTGTCCACTGCGCTGGTTCCCCTTGAACGCAATGCGGCCCTGCTCCTCATGTGCTTTCCCGCTCTATCGGGGGCATGTTGGCTCGGCTCGCATCGTCGGCAACAACTGCCTGGCTGCAAACTGACCAAAACGAGTCAACTTCCCCTCGCCCGCATTCTTGTATTAGGCGTGTTTTTGCTGCTCATCAGCCTGTTGCGCGGACCGTTCTATACCGGCTCAATCGATTACATTCCCGGGTGGGATGTCATCGCTCCCAATGCCTTGAGCATTCTCATGGCGGTTCTTACACTGGCATTTCTGCTGCTCAATCGCAGCACGACACAGGCATTTCGCAATGCGCTTATTGCGGCAGCACTTTTATTGCTCGCCGGACTTCTTCTTGCTATCTATGGCGATGTGGCATCGGCAAGCCTCCATCTGATTATTGTTGGAAAAAGCTGCTTTGAACTGTTTCTCTGGCTCTTGCTTTCCGACAGCGGGCGCACCGAGCGGATATCTGCCGTAACAACTTTTATACCCTTCTTTCTCGGATTCGAACTGCTTGCATCATCCATCAGCTATCTGGCAATACCAAGCCTTGCCGCCCTGCTTAATGCGACGTTTTCAAGCGTTATACCTTTGATGGCATTAGCAACTGCCCTTGTGTTTGTGGCGGGATGTTTCATTTACTTAGGCTTTGAGCATGCACCGAACGCAACACCGGAAACGAACCTGAACCAAGACGACCGGAACGACGACGATTACACGGCGGCGATT encodes:
- a CDS encoding LuxR C-terminal-related transcriptional regulator, with translation MLLTSALEGVVSAAARGAVVAVVMGISFALLVAMWGSSSLVYAAKHRIPALCAMVLAFILGFIVSTALVPLERNAALLLMCFPALSGACWLGSHRRQQLPGCKLTKTSQLPLARILVLGVFLLLISLLRGPFYTGSIDYIPGWDVIAPNALSILMAVLTLAFLLLNRSTTQAFRNALIAAALLLLAGLLLAIYGDVASASLHLIIVGKSCFELFLWLLLSDSGRTERISAVTTFIPFFLGFELLASSISYLAIPSLAALLNATFSSVIPLMALATALVFVAGCFIYLGFEHAPNATPETNLNQDDRNDDDYTAAIEAKLQTLNGYNDLTPREKEIATLLAQGNSYKRIADLLYVSPSTVQTHAKSLYRKLAIHTKQELVDHMQHESAER